In a single window of the Thermofilum uzonense genome:
- the albA gene encoding DNA-binding protein Alba — translation MSAAEGSVLIGNKNVMNYVLATVIQFNQGAKRVSIKARGRAISRAVDVAEIVKSRFLKGEVDVETIKIGSEQVGEADKKRTISTIEIVLARK, via the coding sequence ATGAGCGCAGCAGAAGGAAGCGTACTGATAGGGAACAAAAACGTAATGAACTACGTCTTAGCAACAGTAATTCAATTCAACCAAGGAGCGAAAAGGGTTTCAATCAAGGCTAGAGGCCGTGCAATCTCCCGCGCAGTAGACGTTGCCGAGATCGTTAAGAGCAGATTCCTCAAGGGCGAAGTCGACGTTGAGACAATCAAGATTGGAAGTGAGCAGGTCGGCGAGGCTGACAAGAAGCGAACAATCTCTACAATAGAGATCGTGCTAGCGAGGAAATAA
- a CDS encoding AAA family ATPase, with product MKAKLRRLEVNCFRGFRSQRMFEFPDGVTVVVGPVGSGKSSILSAIQFALYGFDFNTAMNLYQRESLINVECERAEVQLTLEVPGDGLYQVGRSLDRSGGRLRETVFLKTPQGDVVNGSVEVEAIIEELLGLDFQEFIRSVSLGYVLVHMLAYGRQASRSRALDILLGIRSIRAFYESLNPRRIKKEVDELRRNLEDLRREYSETEENYSRVKTRKRELESKKSELQKRLSDIQGQLKQLEEPVRNYLDLSRKIEDNKNYANRLREKIKHSPSELDPYRIMEEVEYVKRELRDVFEKLVVSQDYFNTLEKVQVSSENLHQTVALLEKLLDDAWRRYDRVWEAFQSSVNELEQRRGELRGLEKLLVELEPIISEYEEAEERLQELEAKYGTQEKLEKEFKKIEEELRENMKKLQQLKSIQQLKQSLAESALRRTSVTCPVCGSQIDSSIIDELRSELSQIAKQVLDYEKKIQENEKRLKELRALLEDIRGLKVTLVSREPDYDRYRDFIQRKEDLEEEIREDELVIKGKEHEYRSISAVLTSLDEKIGDLKRKLNEYSLSLEILKTEKEIAELEEQRKELEPYFTQYTKLKEEEKQATDALTKVEAELSALEESYVEQHLEELSREISGLESKISNLENLYVKLEKVRNTVRQILDKQRREKIEALNRRINEIIRKVYPSESIRSVELEIIEKYTRKGAPPASYYDIYVNTGSGRYKFNELLSDGQKTIVILSVLLAIYSQTRHKAGFIMLDEPLPNVDDEIKLAFLTTLAESEDIPQVIVTTQAEELTTKVSGINIIRLR from the coding sequence TTGAAAGCGAAGCTACGGAGGCTTGAAGTCAACTGTTTCAGAGGATTTAGAAGTCAAAGGATGTTTGAATTTCCCGACGGTGTAACCGTTGTCGTAGGTCCCGTGGGATCCGGGAAGTCTAGCATACTTTCCGCAATTCAGTTCGCATTATATGGTTTCGACTTTAACACCGCAATGAATCTCTATCAGCGCGAGAGCCTTATAAACGTTGAATGTGAGAGAGCCGAGGTTCAGCTAACCCTTGAGGTTCCAGGGGATGGATTGTACCAGGTAGGTAGGAGCCTTGATAGAAGCGGGGGCAGGCTACGCGAAACAGTATTTCTAAAAACACCCCAAGGTGATGTTGTAAACGGATCAGTGGAAGTTGAAGCAATAATCGAGGAGCTTCTAGGGCTAGACTTTCAGGAGTTTATACGTTCCGTTTCGCTTGGATATGTTCTCGTGCATATGTTGGCCTATGGGCGTCAGGCCTCAAGGAGTAGGGCCCTCGACATTCTTCTAGGGATTAGATCCATAAGGGCTTTCTACGAGTCCCTCAATCCCAGAAGGATTAAGAAAGAAGTTGATGAGCTACGCAGAAATCTTGAAGACCTGAGAAGAGAGTACAGTGAGACAGAGGAAAATTACTCTCGTGTCAAAACAAGGAAACGAGAGCTTGAATCAAAGAAAAGTGAGCTTCAAAAACGGCTATCCGACATTCAGGGTCAGCTTAAACAACTTGAGGAGCCTGTAAGAAACTATTTAGACCTAAGCCGTAAAATCGAGGACAATAAAAACTACGCTAACAGGCTCAGAGAGAAAATCAAACACTCACCCTCTGAACTAGACCCCTACAGGATAATGGAAGAAGTGGAGTATGTCAAACGTGAGTTGCGGGACGTTTTCGAGAAGCTCGTGGTTTCACAGGATTACTTCAATACTCTCGAAAAAGTACAGGTTTCGAGTGAAAATCTCCACCAAACAGTTGCATTACTGGAAAAGCTGCTGGACGATGCTTGGAGGAGGTATGACAGGGTCTGGGAGGCTTTCCAGAGCTCGGTTAACGAGCTCGAGCAGAGGAGAGGCGAGCTGAGAGGATTGGAAAAACTGCTTGTCGAGCTCGAGCCGATTATATCCGAGTACGAGGAGGCTGAGGAGAGGCTACAAGAGCTGGAAGCTAAGTATGGGACACAAGAAAAGCTGGAGAAAGAGTTTAAGAAAATTGAGGAGGAACTTCGCGAAAATATGAAAAAACTACAACAGCTGAAGAGCATCCAGCAGCTTAAACAGTCCCTGGCCGAGAGTGCCCTACGCCGGACTAGCGTAACCTGTCCAGTTTGTGGCTCCCAAATTGATTCCTCGATTATAGACGAGTTAAGGAGCGAGTTAAGCCAAATCGCAAAACAAGTACTAGATTACGAGAAGAAAATACAGGAAAACGAGAAAAGGCTCAAAGAGCTACGCGCTCTACTTGAGGATATAAGAGGGCTAAAAGTCACACTTGTTAGCCGTGAGCCCGACTATGACAGGTATAGAGATTTTATTCAGAGGAAAGAGGATCTAGAAGAGGAGATAAGAGAGGACGAGTTAGTGATAAAAGGCAAAGAACACGAATATAGGAGTATCTCCGCCGTCCTGACGAGTTTAGATGAAAAGATAGGTGATCTAAAAAGAAAATTAAACGAGTATTCATTAAGCCTCGAGATTCTGAAGACCGAGAAGGAAATTGCTGAGCTTGAAGAACAAAGGAAAGAGTTAGAACCCTACTTTACCCAGTACACGAAACTGAAAGAAGAGGAAAAACAGGCAACCGACGCATTAACAAAAGTCGAGGCAGAGCTCAGCGCGCTGGAAGAATCTTACGTTGAACAGCACCTCGAAGAACTTAGCAGGGAAATCTCCGGACTCGAATCCAAGATATCAAACCTTGAAAACCTTTACGTCAAGCTAGAAAAAGTGAGAAACACTGTTAGACAAATTCTCGATAAGCAACGGCGCGAAAAGATTGAAGCTCTGAACAGGAGAATAAATGAAATTATAAGAAAAGTTTACCCATCGGAGAGTATCCGCTCCGTAGAGCTGGAAATAATTGAAAAATACACTAGAAAGGGGGCTCCACCGGCAAGCTACTATGACATATATGTGAATACAGGTAGTGGTAGATACAAGTTTAACGAGCTGTTAAGCGACGGTCAGAAAACAATAGTAATACTCTCAGTACTCCTCGCTATATACTCGCAGACCAGACACAAAGCTGGATTCATAATGCTAGACGAACCACTACCTAACGTTGACGATGAGATAAAGCTGGCTTTCCTTACAACCCTCGCCGAGAGTGAGGACATACCACAGGTCATAGTTACGACGCAGGCTGAAGAGCTGACAACCAAGGTATCAGGTATAAACATTATAAGGCTTAGATAG
- a CDS encoding KEOPS complex subunit Pcc1: MKHHAYKGCIYVYGDDSLVNVFKALQPETLGTRRYKSKSSVEYEGEMLQVCIEAERLSSFRAAFNTFLRLLSMIVELETPD; this comes from the coding sequence ATGAAGCACCACGCATATAAGGGGTGCATATACGTTTATGGCGATGACTCGCTCGTCAACGTTTTCAAGGCATTACAGCCAGAAACACTTGGGACTAGAAGGTATAAGTCGAAATCTTCTGTAGAATACGAGGGGGAAATGCTTCAGGTGTGTATAGAAGCTGAACGTCTCTCCTCTTTTAGAGCGGCCTTCAACACTTTTCTAAGGCTTTTATCGATGATAGTCGAATTAGAAACGCCAGATTGA
- a CDS encoding ATPase domain-containing protein, which produces MANGLRKPRTCNNCPLYIASRSYCLKLKTQVPDPLHPPCLFGDTQAPQPPVPEATAEPTSTPVAIPVANSPVEQVAYATPVARAEPEEPVEDYYNPSPEYTGYETGSLVSNTGLMTRRLDLFAPTGVPGLDEILAGGFLRGKTYLVAGEAGCGKTILSVQFLIHGALQGEPGLYIAIDEPTNQLLRGLRLFGWDLGDLISSRKLMFLDMRTHFSKIYMREERKHIEPRYIIEQILNAAKRINAKRLVIDPIAPLVYGGREEDVLYAREFLREMVFAIEKTGELTTVMTSEIPTGSSKLSRFGVEEFLASGIIVLGIEEIYGNVERIMYIRKARWAPVKPSKYVFDIVSGKGIVIREPLSEYLKRVTRARA; this is translated from the coding sequence GTGGCGAATGGGCTGAGAAAGCCGAGAACATGTAATAATTGCCCGCTATATATAGCCTCAAGGTCATACTGTCTCAAGCTAAAAACACAGGTTCCGGATCCACTACACCCTCCGTGCCTCTTTGGAGACACTCAAGCACCTCAGCCCCCCGTTCCTGAAGCAACGGCTGAACCCACATCGACACCGGTCGCAATTCCGGTTGCTAATTCTCCAGTCGAACAGGTAGCCTATGCCACACCTGTAGCCAGAGCAGAGCCCGAGGAGCCAGTGGAAGACTACTATAATCCCTCTCCGGAATACACAGGATACGAGACAGGATCCCTGGTCTCGAATACAGGGCTCATGACACGCCGACTAGATCTTTTCGCACCGACCGGCGTACCGGGTCTCGACGAGATCCTCGCAGGAGGTTTCCTCCGAGGTAAAACGTACCTCGTAGCTGGTGAAGCAGGCTGTGGAAAAACGATCCTCTCAGTCCAGTTTCTAATACATGGCGCTCTTCAGGGCGAGCCCGGACTATACATAGCTATTGACGAGCCTACAAATCAGCTTTTAAGGGGGCTTAGGCTCTTCGGCTGGGATTTAGGCGACCTGATATCCTCGCGTAAGTTAATGTTCCTAGATATGAGAACACACTTTAGCAAGATATACATGCGTGAAGAAAGGAAACATATTGAACCTCGTTACATAATCGAGCAAATACTCAACGCCGCAAAAAGGATAAATGCGAAGAGGCTCGTTATAGACCCCATTGCGCCCCTAGTATACGGAGGCAGGGAGGAGGACGTTCTCTACGCTAGAGAGTTTCTAAGAGAAATGGTTTTTGCGATCGAGAAGACTGGAGAACTTACAACCGTAATGACGAGTGAAATACCCACCGGCAGCTCCAAGCTGAGCAGATTCGGGGTAGAAGAGTTTCTAGCATCTGGAATAATTGTCCTTGGAATCGAGGAGATATACGGTAACGTTGAGCGTATAATGTATATAAGGAAGGCCAGATGGGCCCCAGTAAAACCAAGCAAGTACGTCTTCGACATTGTATCGGGCAAAGGAATAGTTATAAGAGAACCGCTCAGCGAATATCTCAAAAGAGTCACGAGGGCCCGAGCCTAG
- a CDS encoding NAD(+)/NADH kinase yields MRVWVKSSGIDSNILDWVKKLDSFLENNGVEVYVDPVLGHVLRREVLPESEAERADFAIILGGDGALLRSVQKSNGRLPPVIGFTVIGVGFFLYYKVEDYPKVLANIFSGKYGVESVRLGEYVAERFKGVFLNELSVWPHTGRLIEFEVSVGGEKLYHARSDGIIVATAAGSTAHALSYGSPIIMPPDTPVLEVVFPGVLSPLIKPLITYSHEIELQVMTLPALMSVDGQNTTNLEHASIIRVKPSDMALKLVKVSDYMRSFNERIRLRLTDRGLSRII; encoded by the coding sequence ATGCGTGTATGGGTAAAGTCGAGCGGTATAGACTCTAATATACTTGACTGGGTGAAAAAGTTGGATTCTTTTCTCGAGAATAACGGAGTCGAGGTTTACGTAGATCCTGTTCTAGGGCACGTGTTAAGGAGGGAGGTTCTTCCTGAGTCAGAAGCTGAGCGTGCGGATTTTGCGATAATTTTGGGAGGTGATGGGGCTCTCTTACGCTCCGTCCAAAAGAGTAATGGCCGACTACCACCTGTAATCGGCTTCACCGTAATTGGTGTGGGTTTCTTCCTTTACTATAAAGTGGAAGACTACCCGAAAGTTCTAGCAAACATTTTTTCAGGAAAGTACGGGGTGGAAAGCGTAAGGCTTGGAGAATACGTCGCCGAGAGATTTAAGGGGGTTTTTCTCAACGAGTTATCTGTCTGGCCGCACACTGGCAGGCTAATCGAGTTCGAGGTTAGTGTGGGGGGTGAAAAACTCTACCATGCTAGATCAGACGGTATAATAGTAGCAACAGCGGCGGGAAGCACTGCGCATGCTCTCTCATATGGCTCACCAATAATAATGCCACCTGACACTCCCGTTCTCGAGGTTGTTTTTCCCGGCGTGCTCTCACCATTGATCAAACCCTTAATAACATATTCCCATGAAATAGAGCTTCAAGTTATGACGTTACCTGCTCTCATGTCAGTTGACGGGCAAAACACTACAAACCTTGAACATGCGAGCATTATACGCGTAAAGCCCTCAGACATGGCGCTTAAACTGGTCAAAGTCAGCGATTACATGAGATCCTTCAACGAAAGGATAAGACTAAGGCTTACAGATAGAGGTCTCTCACGGATAATCTAG
- a CDS encoding DUF2067 family protein, with the protein MRGTTFTLVFSSPEEALEFLEMLERILPGKSFLGELKTNKVKVFVPESENSEQVIRKIRELYNQKRRPYAYGLVKDYDISTVFSLSRLEQPIPLSLLITTLRIQGYKAEAVRDKLRTNAPLDQLTKMVEKLSKLYGELLEIKATAQARRLIALYSLTKNLPTEEAIRQLSEQGFLTEDRGRISLKLNYETALRIIFQKT; encoded by the coding sequence TTGAGGGGGACTACCTTTACGCTTGTCTTCTCGTCTCCCGAGGAAGCATTGGAGTTTCTCGAGATGCTTGAGAGAATTCTGCCTGGGAAGAGTTTTCTAGGCGAGCTCAAGACTAACAAGGTTAAAGTTTTTGTCCCTGAGTCGGAGAACTCTGAGCAGGTTATTCGTAAAATCAGAGAGCTGTATAATCAGAAGAGAAGGCCTTACGCTTATGGCCTTGTGAAAGACTATGATATTTCCACCGTTTTTTCCTTGTCAAGACTTGAGCAGCCTATTCCTCTTTCGCTTCTCATAACTACCCTGAGGATACAGGGGTACAAGGCAGAGGCGGTTAGAGATAAGCTGCGTACCAATGCCCCTCTGGACCAGCTCACGAAAATGGTTGAAAAGCTTTCAAAACTTTACGGTGAGCTTCTCGAGATAAAGGCAACTGCTCAAGCCCGCCGCCTAATAGCGTTGTACTCGCTGACAAAAAACCTCCCTACGGAGGAGGCGATCAGACAGCTGTCAGAACAGGGATTCTTGACGGAGGATCGTGGAAGGATATCCCTCAAGCTCAATTATGAGACGGCGCTAAGAATAATCTTCCAGAAAACCTAG
- a CDS encoding exosome complex RNA-binding protein Csl4: MSEGDIVVPGDALGVEEEYLPGYGVYVDGGYLKAKLVGTPQLDMIHRVLELKSVKRTALPLSPKDIVYASVEFIRDPVAYVRIFYVENKKTELQPPVSGVLTVSNISSSRVKSLYDVIGYGDILRAYVAEPGGPPYLLSIKGREYGVLVARCPKCLTPMKLRGLRLVCPACRAKARRKTSSKYALRG, encoded by the coding sequence ATGAGTGAGGGCGACATAGTTGTACCCGGAGATGCTCTAGGCGTCGAAGAAGAGTATCTTCCCGGGTACGGGGTATATGTTGATGGAGGGTATTTGAAGGCTAAACTTGTCGGAACCCCTCAACTAGATATGATTCACCGTGTCCTCGAGTTAAAGTCTGTTAAACGTACGGCTTTACCCTTATCACCGAAGGACATAGTGTATGCGAGCGTTGAGTTCATCCGGGACCCTGTTGCTTACGTGAGGATCTTTTATGTTGAAAATAAGAAAACAGAGCTGCAGCCACCTGTCTCCGGAGTACTGACGGTTTCAAACATCTCCTCATCAAGGGTGAAAAGCCTCTACGACGTCATAGGCTATGGGGACATACTTAGGGCCTATGTAGCTGAACCTGGGGGACCACCATACCTGTTATCGATTAAAGGACGGGAGTACGGCGTCTTGGTTGCCCGGTGCCCTAAGTGCCTTACTCCCATGAAGCTGAGGGGGCTACGGTTGGTCTGTCCAGCTTGTAGGGCCAAGGCTCGGAGGAAGACTAGTAGTAAGTACGCCCTGAGGGGTTAG
- a CDS encoding METTL5 family protein, with amino-acid sequence MLKRELERVLNTVPHHPSPKAELEQYATPSTLAATLLWLAEHHFGDIADKVVADLGAGTGRLGIGAALLGAYKVVLVEVDDESIRQAWTWVKDYGIDIRFDALVADVNNLPLRSGFLFDTVVQNPPFGVHRRGADMAFLRTASRVARVVYSIHKESSIDYVVENAIGWGFKVLKVYSEKICLPWMFEWHKKRRHCFPVVVIRLERV; translated from the coding sequence ATGCTTAAGCGCGAGTTGGAGCGTGTCCTTAACACGGTGCCTCATCACCCGAGTCCAAAAGCTGAGCTGGAACAGTATGCTACGCCATCAACACTAGCCGCAACCCTTCTATGGCTAGCTGAACACCACTTCGGGGACATTGCTGACAAGGTTGTCGCGGACCTGGGTGCGGGTACTGGAAGGCTTGGGATAGGTGCTGCTCTTCTAGGCGCATATAAGGTCGTGCTTGTCGAGGTGGATGATGAGAGTATCCGACAGGCATGGACTTGGGTTAAGGACTACGGTATTGACATACGCTTCGACGCACTTGTTGCCGACGTAAACAATCTCCCGTTGCGTTCAGGGTTTTTATTCGACACGGTCGTACAGAACCCTCCTTTCGGGGTTCACAGGAGGGGGGCTGACATGGCGTTCTTGAGAACCGCTTCTCGCGTAGCGAGGGTGGTCTACTCTATCCACAAGGAATCAAGTATTGATTACGTTGTTGAGAATGCTATAGGTTGGGGGTTTAAAGTATTGAAAGTCTACAGCGAGAAGATATGTTTGCCGTGGATGTTCGAGTGGCATAAGAAGAGAAGACATTGTTTTCCGGTCGTCGTTATACGCCTGGAGAGAGTGTAA
- a CDS encoding zinc ribbon domain-containing protein, translating to MIKIRTTGINLTTYISLTAEPGPSPLPGGCFGERWIAEKAQEYGVKIHRGLYKCPRCGLEANADINACLNIARKAGYTLPAPSKIEAFIPTHQGVVAATEKKKTTTGSQRITPRRGNREPALVAQGGSVIKSHL from the coding sequence ATGATTAAGATCCGAACCACTGGTATAAACCTTACCACCTATATAAGCCTTACCGCAGAGCCGGGGCCCAGCCCTCTCCCAGGGGGTTGCTTTGGGGAGAGGTGGATCGCGGAGAAGGCACAGGAGTACGGCGTCAAGATCCACCGCGGCCTCTACAAGTGCCCCCGGTGCGGCCTCGAGGCCAACGCGGACATAAACGCATGCTTGAACATTGCCAGGAAGGCCGGCTACACCCTGCCGGCACCAAGCAAGATAGAAGCCTTCATACCGACACACCAAGGCGTAGTGGCCGCCACCGAGAAGAAAAAGACAACCACCGGGAGCCAAAGAATAACCCCTAGGAGGGGTAACCGGGAGCCCGCCCTAGTGGCGCAGGGTGGATCAGTCATTAAGAGTCATTTATAA
- the prf1 gene encoding peptide chain release factor aRF-1, which translates to MSTQTHVEIERYKIEKLIEELKKKEGRGTELVSLYIPAGRPIADVLNTLNYEYATASNIKDRTTRHHVLDALATIINRLKLFRETPPNGLVMFAGYTASDVPGREKMEVYVLEPPQKLKVWLYRCDSKFYTEILEDMIKVRDVYALILIERDEAAIAILRGKSLEIVDELTSGIPGKHRAGGQSARRFERIREQLVHEFYKRVGEHANKILLPIKDELKGIIIGGPGLSKNEFAEGDYLHYELKNKIIGIFDTGYGGAAGVYELLERAKDLIKDVQFMREREVVNEFLYHLSRDDGLITYGEEEVREALKNNAVEKLLISESLNKTRVKAACKVCRHEFTTTVQGEGQMQLLKCPKCGGEVEILEAKDIVEELAELAEQGGAEVILISDQSSEGKEFLRTFGGIGAILRYRLQR; encoded by the coding sequence ATGAGTACGCAGACTCACGTTGAGATCGAGCGCTACAAGATTGAGAAGCTCATAGAAGAGTTAAAGAAAAAAGAGGGGAGAGGTACTGAGCTCGTCTCCCTCTATATCCCAGCCGGCAGACCTATCGCTGACGTTTTGAACACGCTTAACTATGAGTACGCTACTGCCTCCAACATTAAGGATAGGACGACGAGGCATCACGTGCTAGATGCACTGGCAACGATTATTAACAGGCTTAAACTGTTCCGGGAAACTCCTCCTAACGGACTTGTCATGTTTGCAGGATATACGGCGAGTGATGTTCCTGGCCGCGAAAAGATGGAGGTCTATGTATTGGAGCCTCCGCAAAAGCTAAAGGTGTGGCTTTACCGTTGCGACTCGAAGTTCTACACAGAGATTCTTGAAGACATGATTAAGGTCAGAGATGTTTATGCGTTGATACTTATCGAGAGGGATGAGGCAGCAATAGCCATCCTACGGGGGAAAAGCCTTGAAATAGTCGATGAACTAACCTCTGGGATACCTGGAAAACACCGGGCCGGAGGACAGTCAGCTCGGCGTTTTGAGCGAATCCGTGAACAACTGGTGCATGAGTTTTATAAGAGAGTTGGGGAGCACGCTAACAAGATACTTTTACCAATCAAGGACGAGTTGAAGGGGATTATAATCGGGGGACCCGGCCTCTCCAAGAACGAGTTCGCGGAGGGGGACTACCTGCACTACGAGTTAAAGAACAAGATTATCGGTATATTTGACACAGGCTACGGAGGGGCTGCGGGTGTATATGAACTCCTCGAGAGGGCTAAGGATCTTATAAAGGATGTACAGTTTATGAGGGAGAGAGAAGTTGTTAATGAGTTTCTGTATCACCTCTCACGCGACGACGGGCTTATAACCTATGGTGAAGAGGAGGTTCGAGAAGCCCTAAAGAACAACGCTGTGGAAAAACTGCTTATCTCGGAATCGCTTAACAAGACACGCGTCAAGGCAGCCTGTAAGGTTTGCAGGCACGAGTTTACAACTACCGTGCAGGGTGAAGGCCAGATGCAGCTGCTTAAATGTCCTAAGTGTGGGGGCGAAGTGGAAATTCTAGAGGCCAAGGACATTGTCGAGGAGCTGGCCGAGCTGGCCGAGCAGGGGGGAGCCGAGGTAATATTGATCTCAGACCAGTCAAGTGAGGGGAAAGAGTTCCTTAGAACGTTTGGAGGCATTGGGGCAATACTAAGATACCGCTTGCAAAGGTAG
- the pyrH gene encoding UMP kinase → MKRFVVKLGGSLLFDDDGLVKIDFVKNTLTVLREAAKDDTKIIVVVGGGVTARKYIHQARPYVENESALDQLGILASRLNAALLHSIYYKTFPVIPSSLEELARIVASALPVIFMGGLQPGQSTTTVSALAAEATGSQLIIATDVEGVYTADPKRDPSAKLLKSVSIDSLIDIFSKVQKAGEYRLFDSLTLQIIKRAKIHTRVLKGDPPENIIRAIEGEDIGTLIEPA, encoded by the coding sequence ATGAAGAGGTTCGTTGTAAAGCTCGGGGGCAGCCTCTTATTCGACGATGATGGGTTGGTCAAGATAGACTTCGTGAAGAACACTCTTACAGTGCTTCGTGAAGCTGCTAAAGACGATACCAAGATAATCGTCGTCGTGGGGGGAGGAGTTACTGCCAGGAAGTACATACACCAAGCCCGCCCCTATGTAGAGAACGAGTCAGCCCTCGACCAGCTGGGTATACTCGCCTCGCGTCTAAACGCTGCCTTACTCCACTCAATATATTATAAGACGTTCCCCGTTATACCTAGCTCGCTAGAGGAATTAGCCAGGATTGTTGCGTCAGCGCTCCCGGTGATATTTATGGGGGGTCTTCAACCCGGACAATCGACAACAACGGTTTCAGCACTAGCTGCCGAGGCCACTGGCAGTCAACTCATAATCGCGACGGACGTTGAGGGGGTGTATACGGCAGACCCTAAGCGTGATCCCAGCGCCAAGCTCCTCAAAAGCGTGAGCATTGATTCCCTCATTGACATATTTTCAAAGGTTCAGAAGGCAGGAGAATACAGGCTGTTTGACTCACTCACGCTACAGATAATTAAGAGAGCCAAGATTCATACAAGAGTTCTAAAGGGCGACCCACCTGAAAACATAATAAGAGCCATTGAAGGCGAGGACATAGGGACTCTCATAGAGCCTGCTTGA
- the sucD gene encoding succinate--CoA ligase subunit alpha gives MGVIVGPDTVVVVQGITGRQGAMHTEEMLKYGTRIVAGVSPGKRGSTVHGIPVYDSVDEAVRNHPEINTSIIFVPAPAAPDAVYEAVDSGIKRIVVITEHIPVHETLKFVSYARSRDVTIVGPNTPGVITPPYAKVGIMPGEYFKPGQVGLVSRSGTLTYEVSLELSKQGFGVSTAIGIGGDPVTGLSFEDVYLLFQRDQATRAIVLIGEIGGNKEEKFAEFYAKTENRKPVIAFIAGRSAPPGKKMGHAGAIVYGRQGTYESKVEALTRAGIMVARTLEEIPVLLKQAL, from the coding sequence ATGGGCGTAATCGTGGGTCCTGACACCGTTGTAGTGGTACAGGGTATTACAGGTCGTCAGGGGGCAATGCATACTGAAGAGATGTTAAAGTATGGAACCCGTATCGTCGCAGGAGTCTCGCCTGGAAAGAGGGGGTCGACTGTTCACGGGATCCCTGTATACGATAGTGTCGACGAGGCTGTGAGGAATCATCCTGAGATAAACACTTCTATAATTTTTGTGCCGGCGCCAGCTGCACCGGACGCAGTCTACGAGGCGGTTGACTCTGGGATCAAGAGGATAGTCGTAATCACCGAGCATATACCTGTTCATGAGACCCTTAAATTCGTCTCCTATGCGCGTAGCCGTGATGTTACCATAGTTGGACCGAATACACCAGGTGTTATCACTCCGCCCTACGCTAAGGTCGGCATAATGCCGGGTGAATATTTTAAGCCAGGCCAGGTTGGACTGGTTTCTAGGAGCGGGACCCTTACCTACGAGGTATCGCTTGAGCTTTCCAAGCAGGGTTTTGGTGTTTCTACTGCTATCGGTATAGGGGGTGACCCTGTAACCGGTCTTTCCTTTGAGGACGTGTATCTCTTGTTTCAGCGGGACCAGGCCACTAGGGCAATCGTGTTGATCGGTGAGATTGGGGGAAACAAGGAGGAGAAGTTCGCGGAGTTCTACGCGAAAACTGAGAACAGGAAGCCCGTAATTGCCTTTATAGCTGGGAGAAGCGCTCCGCCTGGAAAAAAGATGGGTCACGCTGGTGCGATTGTGTATGGACGTCAAGGCACTTATGAAAGTAAGGTTGAGGCTTTGACGCGTGCAGGGATAATGGTTGCGCGTACCCTCGAAGAGATACCTGTGCTTCTCAAGCAGGCTCTATGA